Genomic segment of Chelmon rostratus isolate fCheRos1 chromosome 2, fCheRos1.pri, whole genome shotgun sequence:
TTGCAAGACAAAATATTGTGAAACTTCCCAGGAAGCATGTGAAAGCTCGTCCTTCCGTCTCTGTAAATGAGACGGTTGATGGTTCCTGGACTTCCTGGACAGGAGCTATCTCACAAAAGAGTCCTTGTTCGCTCGTCTTGGGGTCGCAGGAGCTTGTGGTTGCTCTCATTTAGCCGGAAatcttttaattaaatctaGCTCAGTTTTTCCGTTTATTGATCCAGGAATGAACTGATTTATTGATATGAATGAAAATTTGGTTGAGCTACATTTGAGCAAGAATCAGTTTAATGCaacaaagctgtttgtttctggtgACACTCTGAAAAAGattctttaggttttggacaGTGTGGCGGGAAGACATCCTTTCCCATCAGCCACGTCTAAAGAATTTAGATAACTGCTGAAAGGCAAAGTCGAGTCAACTAATAAATAAACTAACCCTGCAGTTACTCGTGTAATCCGAGCCTGACCGGCcccagcagcactgaaacattAAAGAGCTGCTTCCCTCATGCAGAGAGGTAATTAGTCCAATGCAAGAGGCAAAAGGAGTTTTATTTGTTGCAGGACGATAAACCAGTCTGAATATGAATGAGGATCACTGGGAGTGTGAGCATTGACGCTGGCTGTTGCAGAAAAGATCCCCAATTAGACCTGAAACagttcatgaaaacaaagagactTGAAACCTTAAAAAAGAGCCGAATATTCAGTCAGTGCACCTGGGGTTTAAAGCCATTTAAACCCTGAATCAGTGGTAGTGGAGCACAGGATATTTAAGCTATCTGTCCCATTTCCGTCCCATTGAGTTGGGTTGTAACCTGATGAATCAGGTCAGACATGGTGTGGTTGTGTCTCAGAGGAGATCATTCTGctctgaacacaacacaggCTTTGTGTAGGACGGCGGAGGTATGATGGGTGGTGGATACCCGGCCGCGGGCAGGAAACACGAGCCGTGAGGATACAACAGTACAGTCAGGTGTTGACGTTCAGATGGAGCAGGTTATCTGCTGGAATGATGCTGTTTCTTTAACCTCTGATCATCCGGGAAGGGCATCATTCTACGGCTGCAACAAACAATTATTGATTATTTACTTCTAAAATatcagaaaagagtgaaaaatgttgcaaatgttACATTGCAACTTCCCAAAACTAAAGACAACATCTTCAGATTGCTTCAGTTTAAAGATTTTAGAATTCatgaggagagaagatgaagaaaatattaaatatttaacagaCTAGAGGCTGGGGAATACTTTGGGCAgctgaaaaaacatttataataaACAAATTATCGATCATCAAAACTGCTGCCATTTcatttagttgttgttttttgagtTGTTTTCTGATTAAATGATTGATGAATGACTGCCAAGGAACCAGTTTTATGGTCCAGAGTCAGGCAGGATTTTATGATCTAATGTAAAGAAAGATTTCCAGAGACAAatatcacaaacacaaagacggTAATACATGTTTCTGACTGATACAAGGTCGTAGTGGAAGGTCTACTGTCATTTAACTGAACAGTTCtggttttcagtcttttatcttttataaaGTACACTGTCTTAAATCTGTAAACCAGAATACTTCAGGAAGAGTAAAACTTAACTTTAACGCTAACTAACACGCTAGCCAGTCAACTACTCGGCTGGATACCAGTTAATATTAATGTAAACTAGCTTCCAACAGTTGTTTTGCAAAGTTGTCAGATTTTCATTGAGATCACTGATGAGAAGATGGACACCACTCTGACGTCTGTATGGTCAACATGAAGCTGGTCCAGACCAGGACATTAACCCCTGTGAAACCACATTTATggattaaataaacacattgaTCTGTTACTAAGTGAGCTTTAGCGGTGCCCAGGCCTACTCGTTTCCCCTCCGGTCTTTGTGCTAGGCCAAGCTAATTAGCTCCTGGCGGTAGCTTATTTACCACATAAACATGAGAAtagcatcaatcttctcatctaactcgaGACAAGAAAGTGGAAAGaagtatttctcaaaatgtgtACGGACTCACAAAATGACTCGCTCATACATCCTTTCAGCTGAGACTCACAGTTTCCAGCAAAATGACAACAATGCTAATTCATTTAAGCTAACACGAGCTAACAAGTCTAGCAGGCAGATTACATTTAGCCTGTGTTTGCTCCTGTGCtgtgaaaataagtaaaatgGGTAAAAATTAGAGGAAGAAAGTAAACAGGTATTGGTGAGTTAAATAGCTTTCGAGTTATGGACCAAACTGCTTCAAACTTCTAGCACTCCTTTGcacagtttgtatttgtgtttgtttatatatttttcttcattttgcgTTTTATATTATCCACAATTTTCATTGTTCTTGCACAGTTTATACTTTTTAATCACAATCACATTTTTCTATTAGCACATATAAAGTATTTATATAAAGTAAATATAGCTGTGCTTCCGGTGGCTGTCACTGACtatcactgtgttttcattcccatttttattcttttattattgTGGATACCAGATTAGCTGGAACAACTTCATAAGTTTCAGTTGAAGAAGTTATTAAGAGGTTGATAAAAAGCAGGTCTAGACTGTACTGTTCCTATTATTTTTTATAGAGACCCAACAGTTCAGAGCAAACTGGTCAAATGTATCATGTCAAAACCTCCAATATGGCCACCAAAAGATGCAGTGCTGTATCTGCAAACCCTTCAACTGCACCGTCATGTTTCCCCACCTCCGTCATTCAGGTCCGCTTCCTGGAGCAGCAGAGTAAGATGCTTGAGACAaaactggagctgctgcagggccAGGGTGTGGCCCGATCCAATGTGGAGCCCCTGTTCGAGGCCTACATGGCGGGTCTGAGGCGCCAGATGGATCTGGTCAACAACGACAAGACCAAGCTGGACGGGGAGCTGAGGAACATGCAGGGCCTGGTGGAGGACTATAAACACAAGTAAATAATGTCACTGTGGGCTCTGTAACATCtgagataagatcaactttatttttccccagctggggaaatttggtaaGTGCACGTTATTTTTGTGTCCTGTCTCCGTCATAGATACGAGGACgagatcaacaagagaaacaacCTGGAGAACGACTTTGTTATCCTAAAGAAGGtcagcatatacacacacacattcattacaGGTGTGGTGAGTAAGATGAACCACTCCATTGTCCTTTTCCATTGTCCATACTGTCATATTGTCCCACATGGAACAGCCAACGGGGTCAATTTCCATCTAAGACTCTCTGGCAATTTACTAAACCTTTGTTTTTTAGAAATCTGCCTTCAAGGCCCAACTTTGGTTTGGAAACTGATCATGACCTGAGCTGtgtaaaataaagacatttctttattttttggattatttttagccatgccagcagcatCTAGGCTCTCCACCACAGTGGTCCTGACTGTCAAAGATATCATTTATCCTCTTgtaatatctcaacatctacacTAACAGACCTtaatgttccccagaggatgaatcctaaagaCTCTGGTGATTCCTTGAcatttcctccagcaccaccatcaaCTGCACAATTAATTctgacagaaatatctcaacaactgctgGATGGTTTGTACTGAAATGTGACACGTTCATGTTCCCCtgcaggatgaactgtaataactttatgcacattttagcatgctagcaggctaaacatcagcatgttagcattgtgacTGCGAGCATGTTGCCATGCTAGCATTCAGCTCGAAGCACTGCAGTGCTTacatgcagcctcacagagctgtttgcatggctgtaaactcttTTGTCTGCTTTAATCTGTGTGCATGGTGCTCGTATCctcgtgtttgtgtccaggACGTAGACTCGGCCTACCTGGTGAAGGCAGATCTGGAGGATAAAGTTGGAGCTCTGACTGACGAAATCAACTTCCTGCGCAACGTCTATGAGGAGGTAATGGAactttttcatgctttgaaACACTGAGGTGGAGAAAATGGTTAAGATTCATCACCTTCCTGTATTTCTTTTATTAATTTGCACTCTTCCGGTGTGTTATGAAGCTATTTTCAGGTTTCACCGTCACACGTTTTGTTGGTTCATTGTTCTGCCTCCATGTCATGACTCACTGGAAGGTCACCTGACTCTGGAATGTTTTTCATATCAGCCACTGGAaatctttttcctctgttgttggCCTTCAGTAGTTAttacacccacacaaacacgcaaacgGGAAAATGCTCACAGAAACATGTCTGAACATGTAATTTGATGATGAGCTCATGATGTTCAGTTTAGTTTTAGCATTGTGATTGTTTGATTCAGATACTGctgcaaatgtgaaataattctCTTACTAATTACTAACATCTTCATCAGATTTTAGAGTCCTCCAGAAATTTCTGTTGTCCAGTTACTCAGTTACGTTTCATGTCAGTATTTGCAGTGCGTTTCTTTATGCCGTGAATGTGTTCATGAGGattttctctttgctgttttctctagaaaataatcgttagctgcagccctgtttCTGGCACAGTTTGTATTAATTATGCGACAGAACATTAATATTAGCAAAACAAAGTAGCAATGCAAAAGTGACAGCACTAAGAGTAACTGTAGAGCTAACTATGAGGAAAATTAGAATAAATATTCCAAATAAGATAATAAGTCATTTCCAAAAGTGGAATTTCAGGCAGCCaaatttttttatatttcataatGTTGAAGTGATTTTTAGAGGTTTCATCAGTGCTTTGAATGAagagcaaaatgtgtttatttctttacaaTAATATATAAATGCTGTCTATGAAGACATCAGACATTTAAagtatttctgtttctctttattcaGGATTATAACAGGTCAACATCCAATACATGTCTGAATAGTCAAACAACTACAACCAAAttgaaattttcattttcaacatatCTCTCTAGCTGATGTGCTCAGAGGGTTTTTGCAACAAAATTCAAATATTAACTCATTATTAAACAGATTAGATCCTTTATAGTCTCAAAGTGTTGTTTATATTTGGCTCATCGCTTGTGGACATAGAGGATGTTCTGTGTCTTGTCATCCCGTCTGACTTGCATTTCCTGCACCAGGAGCTGCGCGAGCTGCAGGCCAGCATCAAAGACACCTCGGTGGTGGTGCAGATGGACAACAGTCGCAGCCTGAACATGGAGCAGATCGTCGCTGAGGTCAAAGCCCAGTACGAGGAGATCGCGGCCCGCAGCCGAGAGGAGGCGGAGGCCTGGTACAAGAGCAAAGTAAGGAtgaggaatcaggaatcagtTTTCACCCCTGATCAGAGGAAATGATATACAGTGTCCATTAGAATCTAGTTTATCATCCTCAGGAAGAAGTGAAGTTattcacttcagtaaaagaaTCACACTataaaatactccattacaagttcATAGCTTTATGAAATGTAGAGGAGCATAAGTATAAGGTGGCATAAATTtgaaacactcaagtaaagtacaagtacttcacATTTGATCTTAACTACACAAGTTAAGTAACAGTAACTTTTCCCCACTGAAGAAGTTGGACTTTAAATCAAATCATCCATCCATGAGCTGTTTGAagttaatataataaataaataatgttgagcctcctctgtctgcagttCGACCAAATGTCGGTGCAGGCCAGCCAGTATGGAGACGAGCTCCGCATCGTGAAGGGAGACGTGGCCGAGGTCAACCGACTGATCAGCCGGCTGCAGAGTGAGATAGAGGCTGTCAAAGCGCAGGTACAGTCACAGGGAATACTCGGCCTGGTGGAGCGTGACTTCCTGCATGATTTAGATCCAGCATGGATGatctcctgtccctgtctcccCTCAGCGTGGCAGTCTGGAGAACCAGCTGGCCGAGGCGGAGGAGCGTGGAGAGCTGGCTGTGAAAGAAGCCAAAGCCCGGAGCAGAGACCTGGAGGACGCCCTGCAGAGGGCCAAACAAGACATGGCCAGACAGCTCCGAGAGTATcaggtgagggagggagaggcgtgggcagacagaaaagagcagaatCCAGGGTCAAAGTTCAACTTTCTGGTCATTACGCAACACAGGATTGTACAGATGTAGCTCCtcccacactgcacacacagaaaatgtatcaacaaatattcaaattttTTAATTAGACtagaataaaacaatgaaataggcaacaaaatgaaacaaagagaaatcaAAAGGAAAACTAATTTAGGATATACAGAAAAGCACCTAAAGTCTTTAAATAAGTACAGctgttgtgtaaatgtacatGGTTAGGCTGAACTTAGCCATTTGTTCTTCACCTGCAGGACCTGATGAACCTGAAACTGGCCCTGGACATTGAGATCGCCACCTacaggaagctgctggaaggagaggaggacaggtgagaggagggcAGAAGAAGAACGGAGCATGTGATTATGACGGTGTGTCACCAGCTAACCTccctgtctcttcttctgcagactTGGGCAGCAGTCCATCCTCCACATCCAGGCCGTCTCCAACTACAGTGAGTAACAGCCGCCGAGCTCAACTGGAGCTGAACTGCAAACGCAGGAGATGTTGCACACTTTACGGACACACTGCTCcgtcattctgtctgtctgtgtctcttgaTCTTCGTCTTTCTGTCCGTCTCGTCTCCCGCTcacctccctgctcctctgtcctccctccagGTACTAAAAGTACTAACGGTTGCCACAGTAACAGCTGCTCTCCGGCTCCAAAGCTGCTGATTAAGACAACTGAGACCAGAGATCACAGCAGATACAGCACTCACTGAGaggacgcgcacacacacacacacacacacacgcacacacacacacgcacacacacacacacacacatacacacacacgcacacatgcagtggtggaatttaaatacacaaaaacagaaaattaactggCAAATATTAATAAACATACAAGATTTGctgatgtcatttttcatgtaaaaacatttcatggttccagaTTCAAAAGcgtgaagatttgctgcttttctatgTGAGTTgtttcaatttatttttaataatttttagGTTTAGACTGTAGGTCAGTGAAGGTGTCACTATGAGTTCTGGGTCATTGTGACAACActtctcactattttcagaattaGCACAAactaaaaaagttaaaaatgagctccaccttttCTACAACAGTTACATCATACTTTTATATAGAggcatgagtaataataataataataataagtacttttttacatacttttgcTCTAGTAACATTTTAAATTCCAGACTTTTTCTGGTAATCATGTATTATTACCGTCTTATTCCATCTTTAGTTAAGCACTGGTTTTCAattaaataaaggatctgagtgcttcctccaccactgcatgCATGTACCACTATATACAATCATACACctacaatgaaaaataatgtggatgcttcacacacacacacacacacaaacacacacacacacacacacaaagcacgttcacacacatctacagttttattttctaaCAGGTTTCTCTAAATGTGTGCAGGTGGGGCATTTAATTACTAACTTTTACTTAGTGTAGATTAATGGAAAAATAACATGATCTGTACTAAACATGAAAAATCACATGGAAATTAGTGCTGGGAATTATTGTTTCTAATTTAATTTCACTAAAaagattttaatgtgtttgcgTAGTTTGTGTAGTTTGTCGGGTCCATTTTGAACTCAGA
This window contains:
- the si:dkey-222f2.1 gene encoding intermediate filament protein ON3; translated protein: MSLSRSKRISSSNSVRSSSGSRRLSGFGQVQGGFSGISLSSSSLYAGTNGHHHGLGAPLASVSINKSLLAPLNLEIDPSLSMSRTHEKEQIKSLNNRFASFIDKVRFLEQQSKMLETKLELLQGQGVARSNVEPLFEAYMAGLRRQMDLVNNDKTKLDGELRNMQGLVEDYKHKYEDEINKRNNLENDFVILKKDVDSAYLVKADLEDKVGALTDEINFLRNVYEEELRELQASIKDTSVVVQMDNSRSLNMEQIVAEVKAQYEEIAARSREEAEAWYKSKFDQMSVQASQYGDELRIVKGDVAEVNRLISRLQSEIEAVKAQRGSLENQLAEAEERGELAVKEAKARSRDLEDALQRAKQDMARQLREYQDLMNLKLALDIEIATYRKLLEGEEDRLGQQSILHIQAVSNYSTKSTNGCHSNSCSPAPKLLIKTTETRDHSRYSTH